One Massilia sp. 9096 genomic window carries:
- a CDS encoding phosphocholine-specific phospholipase C produces MTSRRKFLLGGARAGVAAATYAAFPASIQRALAIPANNATGTIRDVEHVVILMQENRAFDHYFGTLAGVRGFGDRFPIPLTEGRTVWQQRLANGSVVMPFHLDGSIGNAQRASGTPHDWNDSQLAWDNGRMDQWPRYKNPISMGYFNQNEIPFQFALANAFTLCDAYHCGMHTGTDANRSFFISGTNGAVPTGTAFVTNEWDAIDGLAGGVETGYTWTTYAERLEATGVSWISYQNMPDEWGDNMLGAFRQFKRANVNSGYPVSSGGAPGKPYTNTGQAVPYHAYDAATDNVNNPLYKGIANTLPGAEPERYLDAFKRDIREGKLPQVSWLNAPSIYCEHPGPSSPVQGAWFIQEVLDALTANPDVWSKTVLIVTYDENDGYFDHVPSPSAPSPDGRGGHAGKTTLAQADLAAEYYTHGHPAGSTKQPPADGRVYGPGPRVPLFVISPWSRGGWVNSQVFDHTSVLRFLEARFGVKETNISAYRRAVCGDLTSAFNFATPNAEALPVLQGRKDRSQADALRAAQQKLAQIPPPASPQLPVQAIGTRPSRALPYELATICEVQPGATMAAVQVALNFINTGRQAAVFHVYDRKNLAAIPRRYVVEPGKSLADAWAPAVGGGYDLWVLGPNGYHRHFTGSALRAVAAGQPRPDVQVRCDAGTGELVLRLINGGAAPCTFNLAANAYAPLRQQQTLAPRSESIVRIPVAGNGYWYDFSVTVSSQPDYVRRFAGRVETGRHTVSDPALGLA; encoded by the coding sequence ATGACTTCACGACGGAAATTCCTACTCGGCGGCGCCCGCGCGGGCGTCGCAGCCGCAACGTATGCCGCCTTCCCGGCCTCCATCCAACGCGCGCTGGCCATTCCCGCCAACAACGCAACCGGTACCATCAGAGATGTCGAGCACGTGGTGATCCTGATGCAGGAAAACCGTGCGTTCGACCATTATTTCGGCACCCTTGCCGGCGTGCGCGGCTTCGGCGACCGCTTTCCGATTCCATTGACGGAGGGGCGCACGGTATGGCAGCAACGCCTGGCGAACGGCAGCGTGGTGATGCCGTTCCACCTCGATGGCAGCATCGGCAACGCGCAGCGGGCCAGCGGCACGCCGCATGACTGGAACGACAGCCAGCTGGCCTGGGACAACGGCCGCATGGACCAGTGGCCGCGCTACAAGAACCCGATTTCGATGGGCTACTTCAACCAGAACGAGATTCCATTCCAGTTCGCCCTGGCCAACGCGTTCACGCTGTGCGACGCCTACCATTGCGGCATGCATACCGGGACCGACGCCAACCGCTCGTTCTTCATCAGCGGGACGAACGGGGCGGTCCCTACCGGCACGGCTTTCGTGACCAACGAGTGGGACGCCATCGACGGCCTGGCCGGCGGCGTCGAGACCGGCTACACCTGGACCACGTATGCCGAGCGCCTCGAGGCCACCGGCGTGAGCTGGATCAGTTATCAGAACATGCCCGACGAATGGGGCGACAACATGCTTGGCGCATTCCGCCAGTTCAAGCGCGCCAACGTCAACTCGGGCTACCCGGTCTCCAGCGGCGGCGCGCCGGGCAAGCCCTACACCAATACCGGCCAGGCCGTGCCCTACCATGCCTACGATGCGGCCACCGACAACGTCAACAACCCGCTCTACAAAGGGATCGCGAACACGCTGCCCGGCGCCGAGCCCGAGCGCTACCTGGATGCCTTCAAGCGCGATATTCGCGAAGGCAAGTTGCCGCAGGTGTCATGGCTCAATGCACCGTCCATCTACTGCGAACATCCCGGCCCATCCAGCCCGGTGCAAGGGGCGTGGTTCATCCAGGAAGTGCTCGACGCATTGACGGCCAATCCCGATGTGTGGAGCAAGACCGTGCTGATCGTGACCTATGACGAGAACGACGGCTATTTCGACCACGTGCCTTCGCCGTCCGCGCCTTCGCCCGATGGCCGCGGCGGCCACGCCGGCAAAACCACGCTGGCGCAGGCCGACCTGGCGGCCGAGTACTACACGCATGGCCACCCGGCCGGCAGCACCAAGCAGCCGCCCGCGGACGGACGCGTCTACGGACCCGGTCCGCGCGTGCCGCTGTTCGTGATCTCGCCCTGGAGCCGTGGCGGCTGGGTCAACTCGCAAGTCTTCGATCACACGTCGGTACTGCGTTTCCTCGAGGCCCGTTTCGGCGTCAAGGAGACCAATATCAGCGCCTACCGGCGCGCCGTCTGCGGCGACCTGACGAGCGCCTTCAACTTCGCCACCCCGAATGCCGAAGCGCTGCCGGTGCTCCAGGGCCGCAAGGACCGGAGCCAGGCCGACGCCTTGCGCGCGGCCCAGCAGAAACTGGCGCAAATACCGCCACCGGCATCGCCGCAGTTGCCGGTGCAGGCGATCGGCACGCGGCCCTCGCGCGCGCTGCCGTACGAACTGGCGACCATCTGCGAAGTGCAGCCCGGCGCCACGATGGCGGCCGTGCAGGTCGCGCTGAATTTCATCAACACCGGGCGCCAGGCGGCGGTGTTCCACGTCTACGACCGCAAGAACCTGGCGGCCATCCCGCGCCGCTACGTCGTCGAGCCCGGCAAATCGCTGGCGGATGCGTGGGCACCCGCGGTGGGAGGCGGGTACGACTTGTGGGTACTCGGGCCGAACGGCTACCACCGCCATTTCACCGGGAGTGCGCTGCGCGCTGTCGCCGCGGGCCAGCCGCGGCCCGACGTGCAGGTGCGCTGCGACGCCGGCACCGGTGAGCTGGTGCTGCGCCTCATCAATGGCGGCGCGGCGCCGTGCACGTTCAATCTCGCCGCGAACGCTTATGCGCCGCTCAGGCAGCAGCAGACGCTCGCGCCGCGCAGCGAATCCATCGTGCGTATTCCGGTGGCGGGCAACGGCTACTGGTACGACTTCAGCGTCACGGTGTCGAGCCAGCCGGACTACGTGCGGCGGTTTGCCGGACGTGTCGAAACCGGAAGGCATACGGTCAGCGACCCGGCGCTGGGCCTGGCTTGA
- a CDS encoding LysR family transcriptional regulator, with protein MNLELRQLRYFVTVAEELHFGRAAARLHMTQPPLSQAIAAFEEGLGTPLFMRNRRMVELTPAGHALLPEARRLLLEASALPALARRAALGETGRLALAFVTSADYSVLPPFLRRYSERYPGVHLRLQEATSDVQIEELLAGRIDAGLLIPPLPDKAQAELDYMKVLEEPLVLCAPGGLLARAGAGTDAPVRLQDLPHLPLIIFPREVSPGLHDAILSCFHAAGLAPAIGQQAIQMQTIVSLVSAGMGLALVPQSVCNLMRPGVEYRALAGPTPLVETGIAWRRDNPSPVLEGFLELLRTT; from the coding sequence ATGAACCTCGAGCTGCGCCAGCTGCGCTATTTCGTCACCGTCGCCGAGGAATTGCACTTCGGCCGCGCGGCGGCGCGCCTGCACATGACGCAGCCGCCGCTGTCGCAGGCGATCGCCGCTTTCGAGGAGGGTCTCGGCACGCCGCTGTTCATGCGCAACCGGCGCATGGTCGAACTGACGCCGGCCGGCCACGCCCTGCTGCCGGAAGCGCGCCGCCTGCTGCTCGAGGCTTCCGCCCTGCCCGCGCTGGCGCGCCGCGCCGCGCTGGGCGAAACCGGCCGCCTGGCGCTGGCCTTCGTCACCTCGGCCGACTACAGCGTGCTGCCGCCCTTCCTGCGCCGCTACAGCGAACGCTACCCGGGCGTGCACCTGCGCCTGCAGGAAGCGACCTCGGACGTGCAGATCGAGGAACTGCTGGCCGGCCGCATCGACGCCGGCCTCCTGATTCCGCCGCTGCCGGACAAGGCCCAGGCCGAACTCGACTACATGAAGGTGCTCGAGGAGCCGCTGGTGCTGTGCGCGCCGGGCGGCCTGCTCGCGCGCGCGGGCGCGGGCACGGATGCACCCGTGCGCCTGCAGGACCTGCCGCACCTGCCGCTGATCATCTTCCCGCGCGAGGTGTCGCCGGGACTGCACGACGCCATCCTGTCGTGCTTCCATGCGGCCGGGCTGGCGCCCGCGATCGGCCAGCAGGCGATCCAGATGCAGACCATCGTCAGCCTCGTGTCGGCCGGCATGGGCTTGGCACTTGTGCCACAATCGGTCTGCAACCTGATGCGCCCGGGCGTAGAATACCGTGCCCTCGCCGGCCCGACACCATTGGTCGAAACCGGCATCGCATGGCGCCGCGATAATCCGTCGCCGGTGCTCGAGGGCTTTCTGGAATTACTGAGGACAACTTAA
- the lgt gene encoding prolipoprotein diacylglyceryl transferase produces the protein MIHHPRPNPIAFSIGPVDIHWYGIMYVLAFALFIILGRVRIRTQPHVQAQGWTNSDLDDMLFYGMLGVVIGGRLGEVLFYRPDYYFSHPLEILQTWHGGMSYHGGFIGVLIAMALWASKRKRNLLDVYDFIAPMVPIGYACGRLGNFINAELPGRMADPSLPWAMEWPGITDHLVHPSPLYQMLIDGILVFVIMWIFARKPRPRLAVGALYTTLYGCARFFTEWFRVPDWETHVFGLPITSGQVLSLPMIVAGLIMLFWAYSSGNRQPAHA, from the coding sequence ATGATTCATCATCCGCGACCGAATCCGATCGCGTTCAGCATTGGCCCCGTCGACATCCATTGGTACGGCATCATGTACGTGCTGGCCTTTGCCCTGTTCATCATCCTGGGGCGTGTGCGCATCCGTACCCAGCCGCATGTGCAGGCGCAGGGCTGGACCAATTCCGACCTCGACGACATGCTGTTCTACGGGATGCTCGGCGTCGTGATCGGCGGGCGCCTGGGCGAGGTGCTGTTCTACCGCCCCGACTATTATTTCTCGCACCCGCTCGAGATCCTGCAAACCTGGCATGGCGGCATGTCCTACCACGGCGGCTTCATCGGCGTGCTGATCGCGATGGCGCTGTGGGCCAGCAAGCGCAAGCGCAACCTGCTCGACGTGTACGACTTCATCGCGCCGATGGTGCCGATCGGCTATGCCTGCGGCCGCCTGGGCAACTTCATCAACGCCGAACTGCCGGGCCGCATGGCCGATCCCTCGCTGCCCTGGGCCATGGAGTGGCCGGGCATCACCGATCACCTGGTGCATCCGTCGCCGCTGTACCAGATGCTCATCGACGGCATCCTGGTCTTCGTCATCATGTGGATCTTCGCGCGCAAACCGCGTCCGCGCCTGGCCGTGGGCGCGCTGTACACCACGCTGTACGGCTGCGCGCGCTTCTTCACGGAATGGTTCCGCGTGCCCGACTGGGAAACCCACGTGTTCGGCCTGCCGATCACCTCGGGCCAGGTGCTGTCGCTGCCGATGATCGTGGCCGGCCTCATCATGCTGTTCTGGGCGTATTCGAGCGGAAACCGCCAGCCGGCCCACGCTTGA
- a CDS encoding EVE domain-containing protein, producing the protein MRYWLMKSEPDEVSFEDVLAAPQRTVAWFGVRNYQARNFMRDQMQVGDGILFYHSSCALPGVAGVARVASTAYPDASQFDAGSPYFDPKATPENPRWISVDVTAVAQGRYLPLTGLRGVPELEEMVLLQKGSRLSVSPVTPGQWNKILEMAGIEAGAALDTAA; encoded by the coding sequence ATGCGCTACTGGCTGATGAAATCCGAACCCGACGAAGTCAGTTTCGAAGACGTTCTGGCGGCGCCGCAACGCACGGTCGCCTGGTTCGGGGTACGCAACTACCAGGCCCGCAATTTCATGCGCGACCAGATGCAGGTCGGCGACGGCATCCTGTTCTACCACTCGAGCTGCGCCCTGCCGGGCGTGGCCGGCGTCGCGCGCGTCGCCAGCACGGCGTATCCGGATGCGTCGCAGTTCGATGCGGGCAGTCCGTATTTCGATCCGAAGGCGACGCCGGAGAATCCGCGCTGGATCTCGGTCGACGTGACGGCGGTGGCCCAGGGCCGCTACCTGCCCTTGACCGGGCTGCGCGGGGTGCCCGAACTGGAAGAGATGGTGCTGCTGCAGAAGGGCAGCCGGCTGTCGGTGTCCCCGGTCACGCCGGGGCAGTGGAACAAGATCCTGGAGATGGCCGGGATCGAGGCCGGGGCCGCGCTCGACACCGCGGCCTGA
- a CDS encoding cell division protein ZapA: protein MIQLDVLIMGQSYRLACKEGEQKTLREAVQYLDGKMCALRDSGKVKGTDRIAVMAALSVAAEFLSVKSPQGPLSDLTILEVKHKLDAMHQVLDQALAPQGNLS from the coding sequence ATGATCCAACTTGACGTCCTCATCATGGGCCAGTCCTACCGCCTGGCGTGCAAGGAAGGCGAGCAGAAGACGCTGCGCGAAGCCGTGCAATATCTCGACGGTAAGATGTGCGCCCTGCGCGACTCGGGCAAGGTCAAGGGCACCGACCGCATCGCCGTGATGGCCGCGCTGTCGGTGGCGGCAGAATTCCTGTCGGTCAAATCGCCGCAAGGGCCGCTGTCCGATCTGACCATCCTGGAAGTCAAGCACAAGCTGGACGCGATGCACCAGGTGCTGGACCAGGCCCTGGCGCCGCAAGGGAATTTGTCCTGA
- the groES gene encoding co-chaperone GroES, which translates to MNLRPLHDRVIVKRLDQETKTASGLIIPDAAAEKPDQGEVLAVGNGKVQENGNVRPLEVKVGDRVLFGKYSGQTVKVNGDELLVMREEDIMAVVAQ; encoded by the coding sequence ATGAACCTTCGCCCATTGCACGATCGCGTTATCGTGAAGCGTCTCGACCAGGAAACCAAAACTGCGTCCGGCCTGATCATCCCTGATGCGGCCGCCGAGAAGCCGGATCAAGGTGAAGTGCTGGCCGTGGGCAACGGCAAAGTCCAAGAAAACGGCAACGTCCGTCCGCTGGAAGTCAAAGTCGGCGACCGCGTCCTGTTCGGCAAGTACTCGGGCCAGACCGTCAAGGTCAACGGCGACGAGCTGCTGGTCATGCGCGAAGAAGACATCATGGCCGTCGTGGCCCAGTAA
- the groL gene encoding chaperonin GroEL (60 kDa chaperone family; promotes refolding of misfolded polypeptides especially under stressful conditions; forms two stacked rings of heptamers to form a barrel-shaped 14mer; ends can be capped by GroES; misfolded proteins enter the barrel where they are refolded when GroES binds) gives MAAKDVVFGDVARAKMVEGVNILANAVKVTLGPKGRNVVLERSFGAPTVTKDGVSVAKEIELKDKLMNMGAQMVKEVASKTSDNAGDGTTTATVLAQAIVREGMKFVAAGMNPMDLKRGIDKAVAATVEELKKIAKPTTTSKEIAQVGTISANSDASVGERIAEAMEKVGKEGVITVEDGKSLNDELDIVEGMQFDRGYLSPYFINNPDKQVAVHESPFVLLCDKKIANIRDLLPVLEQVAKAGRPLVIIAEDIEGEALATLVVNNIRGILKTVAVKAPGFGDRRKAMLEDIAILTGGQVIAEEVGMTLEKVTLAELGQAKRIEVGKENTIIIDGAGQAESIEARVKMVRVQIEEATSDYDREKLQERVAKLAGGVAVIRVGAATEVEMKEKKARVEDALHATRAAVEEGIVPGGGVALLRARASIQVKGDNPDQEAGIKIVLRAMEEPLRMIVQNAGEEPSVVVSAVLGGTGNYGYNAANGTYGDMVEMGVLDPAKVTRSALQNAASIAGLMLTTDAMVSEIVEDKPAAGGMGGMGGMGGMGMDGMM, from the coding sequence ATGGCAGCTAAAGATGTAGTGTTCGGCGACGTAGCACGCGCCAAGATGGTCGAGGGTGTCAACATCCTGGCCAACGCAGTCAAAGTCACCCTGGGCCCGAAAGGCCGCAACGTGGTGCTCGAGCGTTCGTTCGGCGCCCCGACCGTCACCAAGGACGGCGTCTCGGTCGCAAAAGAGATCGAACTGAAAGACAAGCTCATGAACATGGGCGCGCAGATGGTGAAGGAAGTCGCCTCCAAGACCAGCGACAACGCCGGTGACGGCACCACCACCGCGACCGTGCTGGCGCAAGCCATCGTGCGCGAAGGCATGAAATTCGTTGCCGCCGGCATGAACCCGATGGACCTGAAGCGCGGCATCGACAAGGCCGTCGCCGCCACCGTCGAAGAACTGAAGAAAATCGCCAAGCCGACCACCACCTCGAAAGAGATCGCCCAGGTCGGCACCATCTCGGCCAACTCGGACGCATCGGTCGGCGAGCGCATCGCCGAGGCGATGGAAAAAGTCGGCAAGGAAGGCGTCATCACCGTCGAAGACGGCAAGTCGCTGAACGACGAGCTGGACATCGTCGAAGGTATGCAATTCGACCGCGGCTACCTGTCGCCGTACTTCATCAACAACCCGGACAAGCAGGTTGCCGTTCACGAAAGCCCGTTCGTCCTGCTGTGCGACAAGAAGATCGCCAACATCCGTGACCTGCTGCCGGTGCTGGAGCAAGTTGCGAAGGCCGGCCGTCCGCTGGTCATCATCGCCGAAGACATCGAAGGCGAAGCGCTGGCGACCCTGGTCGTCAACAACATCCGCGGCATCCTGAAGACCGTCGCAGTGAAAGCCCCGGGCTTCGGCGACCGTCGCAAGGCCATGCTGGAAGACATCGCCATCCTGACCGGCGGCCAGGTGATCGCCGAAGAAGTCGGCATGACGCTGGAAAAAGTCACCCTGGCCGAACTGGGCCAGGCCAAGCGCATCGAAGTCGGCAAGGAAAACACCATCATCATCGACGGCGCCGGCCAGGCCGAATCGATCGAAGCGCGCGTCAAGATGGTGCGCGTGCAGATCGAAGAAGCGACCTCGGACTACGACCGTGAAAAACTGCAAGAGCGCGTGGCCAAGCTGGCCGGCGGCGTTGCCGTGATCCGCGTCGGTGCAGCCACCGAAGTCGAGATGAAAGAGAAGAAAGCACGCGTGGAAGACGCGCTGCACGCCACCCGCGCTGCCGTCGAAGAAGGCATCGTGCCGGGCGGCGGCGTGGCCCTGCTGCGCGCCCGCGCATCGATCCAGGTCAAGGGCGACAACCCTGACCAGGAAGCCGGCATCAAGATCGTGCTGCGCGCGATGGAAGAGCCGCTGCGCATGATCGTCCAGAACGCCGGCGAAGAGCCGTCGGTCGTCGTCTCGGCAGTCCTGGGCGGCACCGGCAACTACGGCTACAACGCCGCCAACGGCACCTATGGCGACATGGTCGAGATGGGCGTGCTGGATCCGGCCAAGGTCACCCGTTCGGCCCTGCAGAACGCAGCGTCGATCGCCGGCCTGATGCTGACCACCGACGCCATGGTCTCCGAGATCGTCGAAGACAAGCCGGCTGCCGGCGGCATGGGCGGTATGGGTGGCATGGGCGGCATGGGCATGGACGGCATGATGTAA
- a CDS encoding methyl-accepting chemotaxis protein, whose amino-acid sequence MKVRTRLALGYTLVLLLLAAIVGVGLVNMKRMQDQTSTITDVNNIQISLVSMIQGSLSDRMIALRNLVIFTDAADMAKEVGQLRATEAVYQDAMGKLDKTFEDPSTSPEERAFSRKLKEQQLAAGTAMAKLEKLGLSNQDEEATQVLKNEVEPLQRAWLDTTKQLAHWEEKLNADAAHDASAAYHAAVSTMLALLVVAIGVGAGAAALVTRSLLQQLGGEPDLAAQVATSIAAGDLTVEVPVKANDKGSLMLAMRDMRDKLSAIVTEVRTGTDTIATAAGQVSAGNLDLSARTEQQAGALEETASSMEELTSTVRQNAENAQQANTMAASASEAAQQGGAIVAQVVDTMNAIDASAKKIVDIISVIDGIAFQTNILALNAAVEAARAGEQGRGFAVVAGEVRNLAHRAGSAAKEIKALIDDSVHKVGIGSSLVANAGTTMGDIVGRVKGVTDVMAEISAASREQSSGIDQVNTAIAQMDEVTQQNAALVEEASAASQSMRDQAARLAEVVGIFRLAHGVAPASPARVPAPAHRTAPPPPRPPRLAAATAGSQADWEQF is encoded by the coding sequence ATGAAAGTCCGTACCCGGCTCGCGCTCGGTTACACCCTGGTCCTCCTGCTGCTGGCCGCGATCGTCGGGGTCGGCCTGGTCAACATGAAACGGATGCAGGACCAGACTTCGACCATTACCGACGTCAACAATATCCAGATCAGCCTGGTCAGCATGATCCAGGGCAGCCTGAGCGACCGCATGATCGCGCTGCGCAACCTGGTGATTTTCACGGACGCTGCCGACATGGCCAAGGAAGTGGGACAGCTGCGCGCGACCGAAGCCGTGTACCAGGATGCCATGGGCAAGCTGGACAAGACCTTCGAGGACCCTTCCACGTCGCCGGAAGAGCGGGCGTTTTCCAGGAAGCTGAAGGAGCAGCAGCTCGCGGCCGGCACGGCGATGGCGAAACTTGAAAAGCTGGGGCTGTCCAACCAGGACGAGGAGGCCACCCAGGTGCTCAAGAACGAGGTCGAGCCCCTGCAACGGGCCTGGCTCGACACCACGAAGCAGCTCGCGCACTGGGAAGAAAAGCTGAACGCCGACGCTGCGCACGACGCCAGCGCGGCCTATCACGCGGCCGTCTCGACCATGCTGGCCCTGCTGGTGGTCGCCATCGGCGTCGGCGCCGGCGCGGCTGCGCTCGTGACCCGCTCCCTGCTCCAGCAGCTCGGCGGCGAGCCGGACCTGGCGGCGCAGGTGGCCACCAGCATCGCGGCCGGCGACCTGACGGTCGAGGTGCCGGTCAAGGCCAACGACAAAGGCAGCCTGATGCTGGCCATGCGCGACATGCGCGACAAGCTGTCGGCGATCGTCACCGAAGTGCGCACCGGCACCGACACGATCGCCACCGCGGCCGGCCAGGTCTCGGCCGGCAACCTGGATCTGTCCGCACGCACCGAGCAGCAAGCCGGCGCGCTGGAAGAGACGGCCTCGTCGATGGAAGAGCTGACCTCGACCGTGCGCCAGAACGCCGAGAATGCTCAGCAGGCCAATACGATGGCGGCCTCGGCTTCGGAAGCGGCGCAGCAAGGCGGCGCCATCGTCGCCCAGGTGGTGGACACGATGAATGCCATCGACGCGTCGGCCAAGAAGATCGTCGACATCATTTCGGTCATCGACGGCATCGCCTTCCAGACCAACATCCTGGCGCTGAACGCCGCCGTCGAAGCGGCCAGGGCCGGCGAACAGGGCCGCGGCTTTGCCGTGGTCGCGGGCGAGGTCCGCAACCTGGCGCACCGCGCCGGTTCGGCCGCCAAGGAAATCAAGGCGCTGATCGACGATTCGGTCCATAAAGTCGGCATCGGATCGAGCCTGGTCGCGAATGCCGGGACCACGATGGGCGACATCGTCGGACGGGTCAAGGGCGTGACCGACGTCATGGCCGAGATCTCGGCCGCCAGCCGCGAGCAAAGCAGCGGCATCGACCAGGTGAACACGGCGATCGCCCAGATGGACGAAGTCACGCAGCAGAACGCCGCCCTGGTCGAGGAAGCGAGCGCGGCGTCGCAGTCGATGCGCGACCAGGCCGCCCGGCTGGCCGAGGTGGTCGGCATCTTCAGGCTGGCGCATGGCGTCGCGCCGGCCAGTCCGGCTCGCGTGCCGGCGCCGGCACACCGGACTGCCCCGCCACCGCCGCGGCCACCCAGGCTGGCTGCCGCAACGGCAGGCAGCCAGGCCGACTGGGAACAGTTCTGA
- a CDS encoding MFS transporter, which yields MQSTTSATSTSSTLATVLRVTSGNFLEMFDFFLYGFYATYIAATFFPSHNEYASLMLTFVTFGAGFLMRPLGAVILGAYIDRIGRRKGLLLTLTMMAAGTVLVACVPGYATIGIAAPLLVLAGRLLQGFSAGVELGGVSVYLSEMATPGHKGFYVSWQSASQQAAIMVAALLGFLLNRTMAPHDIDTWGWRVPFFIGCIIVPFLFVIRRSLQETEAFKARVHRPTFREILASLGVNWRVVLLGMMLTVMTTVSFYLITVYAPTFGKKVLKLSAADSLLVTFCIGLSNFFWLPVMGALSDRIGRWPLLVTFTVLPILTAHPVLAWLVAQPTFAHMLEAELWLSFIYASYNGATVVALTEIMPPQVRTVGFSLAYSLATAIFGGFTPVVSTWLIERTGDKAAPGWWMAFAAACGLIAAVLLYRPKAGASPAQPANI from the coding sequence ATGCAATCAACTACTTCCGCGACATCGACCTCTTCGACCCTGGCCACCGTCCTGCGCGTCACCAGCGGCAATTTTCTGGAGATGTTCGATTTCTTCCTGTACGGCTTTTACGCCACCTACATCGCCGCCACCTTCTTCCCCTCGCATAACGAATACGCATCGCTGATGCTGACCTTCGTCACCTTCGGCGCCGGCTTCCTGATGCGTCCCCTGGGCGCGGTCATCCTCGGCGCATACATCGACCGCATCGGCCGCCGCAAGGGCTTGCTGCTGACGCTGACGATGATGGCGGCCGGCACCGTGCTGGTGGCGTGCGTGCCCGGGTATGCGACGATCGGCATCGCCGCGCCGCTGCTGGTGCTGGCCGGACGCCTGCTGCAGGGCTTTTCGGCGGGCGTGGAACTGGGCGGGGTCTCGGTCTACCTGTCCGAGATGGCGACGCCGGGCCACAAGGGCTTTTACGTCAGCTGGCAATCGGCCAGCCAGCAGGCCGCGATCATGGTCGCCGCCCTGCTCGGCTTCCTGCTCAACCGCACCATGGCGCCGCACGACATCGACACCTGGGGCTGGCGCGTGCCCTTCTTCATCGGCTGCATCATCGTCCCCTTCCTGTTCGTGATCCGCCGCTCGCTGCAGGAAACCGAAGCGTTCAAGGCCCGTGTCCATCGCCCGACCTTCCGGGAAATCCTGGCCTCGCTGGGCGTCAACTGGCGTGTCGTGCTGCTGGGCATGATGCTGACGGTGATGACCACGGTGTCGTTTTACCTGATCACGGTGTATGCGCCGACCTTCGGCAAGAAAGTGCTGAAGCTGAGCGCCGCCGACAGCCTGCTGGTCACCTTCTGCATCGGCCTGTCGAACTTTTTCTGGCTGCCGGTGATGGGCGCGCTGTCGGACCGCATCGGCCGCTGGCCGCTGCTGGTCACCTTCACCGTGCTGCCGATCCTGACCGCCCACCCGGTGCTGGCCTGGCTGGTGGCCCAGCCGACCTTCGCGCACATGCTGGAGGCCGAACTGTGGCTCTCCTTCATCTACGCCAGCTACAACGGCGCCACCGTGGTCGCGCTGACCGAGATCATGCCGCCGCAAGTGCGCACGGTCGGCTTTTCGCTGGCCTACAGCCTGGCGACGGCGATCTTCGGCGGTTTCACGCCGGTGGTGTCGACCTGGCTGATCGAGCGTACCGGCGACAAGGCCGCGCCCGGCTGGTGGATGGCCTTCGCCGCGGCCTGCGGCCTGATCGCCGCCGTGCTGCTGTACCGGCCGAAAGCCGGCGCCTCGCCCGCCCAGCCGGCCAATATCTGA